In the Anomalospiza imberbis isolate Cuckoo-Finch-1a 21T00152 chromosome 3, ASM3175350v1, whole genome shotgun sequence genome, TCAGAAAATCAAAATTACAAGCTGGAACTTTCTGTTCTCCATATACACCTAGGACACACTAAGCTCATAAAATATTCTAAATGCAGAAGGAACCATTTTGACCATTTCTGGCCTCTTACTCAGGAGCTGATTTTTCAGAGTCGAAGGCTGTTGCCCCTTCAGTTCTCCTTCTTCAGGTGCTCCATATTCTGTTGGAAGAAAAGCACATGTAGAACCCTTCAAAGGACTAAACCTCGAGACCTAAGACCACTGTGGTGCAGGGTCTGGCAGGAGTTCCCTTGACACAGACGTGGTGGCTCCTGCACCATGCAGTGCTGCAGACATGAGCCTTGTCCAGCTGCTACAGCATTAAGGGATGTGCTGCTTAACATTCCCATTGGGGTCTCCGAGGCAGGGAACCCGTGTTCCTGAGGCAGGGAACCCATGTTCCTGAGGCAGCAGTGCCCTGAAGGGTGCAGTTCTGTGCAGAAGCCCACTGGCACACAGGCTTGCCAATGCATGGGCTTTCCTAAGGCTGTAGCAGCACATGGAAAAAATACCAAGGGGAAGAGAAATTGAAAACAGACCAAACCAATGCTTCCACAATGCCAGAGGTGAGGAAATGCTATTGTACTCTGCTTGTACTTACTAAGACAAAGTGTTGGGTATCTGGGATGGGCagcaagaaattcttcacttggtttgtttttctctgggTTCCAATGCCCACCAGCTTCTAGCCAGTcctttccaaatattttgcGATAATCaagctctgctcctcttcttTCAGCAGGAAGGATCTGTACTGACACGGGAATGACAcataatataattatataactTTCCAGAGAATAAAATCTAATCAATGCCACAGACTCCTTGGTCTTACTTGGTGTTCAGTATGTTTCAATGCTACCAAGAATCTTATAAACCATGTATCCAAATACTGAGTGATCCATATATTCAGTATATTTTAGAACCATTAAGAGTCTTAAAGCCCCTCTGTGTACTCACTGAGCCATAATTGAATATCTGAGCAAACATTTTGCTGTATATGATGATGCAAGGATGTTTTCTGTAGCAATGGATCAGATGCTGCTTCTGCTCTCCTTTATGATAAACATTTGCTGAAAGTTTGATTTGGTGTGGATTATGATATTTTTCTATTGCAGAAGGCAAATGTTGGTATTGCTGTCACTGAAACAGATCCGACTATGCTGCTTTTTCtattacttctttttttaagagtACAGTTTCTGTTAACAGTCCTGAAACTTCAACACAATTCAGGCACTGAGAAAAAACCACCATTGACTCATCTTGTCCAAGTCCCCACTAAGTTAGCAATGCTCACAAAGAGGGCTCAGTCTTGAACTGAGCTTGTGACTGCCCCACTGACAAGGAGATGGACTAGCTGGCACTTTACTTTTCCTGCACCCAAGCAATCAATAATCttaaaagaaactgaaaacaatTCCTCAGGCCGTGATTTAAAGTTTTTGCCAGACTTATGCAATTTGTTGAAATATCACACACCTCACAGTTGTTCAAAACCTCCAACTGACTTATCTTGGCAATAATGAGCTGTATCAGGGTCTCTGGGTTCTTCTCTGTGTCCATGAAGGGGTTATTGTTACACTGCAGAGCCCGCAAACTGGGCAGTTTATCAAGCTCATTGATAGATGACCACTGAAATGGAAGGGAAGAGTTTTGcagaaatataaaacataaCTTCATTTCAGAACAATACCTGGTAACACTGACTTTTTTTGTACAACAAACATGACTGGAAAAATTCTTTTGATCATCTGAACCAAGTTTTTGGATCCTGTGCATTTAGCTAAGGAAAGAACTGCACTccatttaattaaaaaccaaaccaaaacagaaattaGTCAGACAAAACAAGGAATTAGTCAGAATTTTAGATCATTAGAATTCTGTGATAAGAATTATAAAGTAGCTGCCATAACATAAATGTGTTTTAACTTTTAAGAAATCTTCTTAAATTTTTAAACTATGCCTTTGTATTGAACAAAGTGTTCAATAGTTACTTCAGAATCTTACAcataaaatcaaagaaaattctAAAAAGCAAACTTAAAGTTACTCTCAAACAAAGATgcatttatttacaaaatatgaAACCATCACAATCTAACCTACCTGTGATATTTTATTGTCATTTATTGCAAGGCGTTTTAGTGAAGGAAACATTTTAGTTTTGCATCCTAGGAAAAGAGTAAcaagaaaacagtgaaaactttaaataaacataattttaaaactatAAATAAGTTACTTCTTTTACATACCAAATCCAGCATCAGGAAAGTGTATAGATGATATCCCAGTGTTTCTAAGTATTAGCTGTTCTAATCTGAAATTTAATAGATACAATGATCACTGTATGTGGCACAGGAAGTTTTTTGCAAAGAGATacaacctaatttttttttcttttcttaataaAGATCTGCAGCTTTTGGTATGGTGCAGCATCACTGACAAATGAAAGGCAGCCTCACAGGCAGTACCCAGACTTCAGCTGTGTTCAGGGAATAAAATTTTCAGCGAGTAAGTGCAACAATTTCAAGCTTTCAGAATGGCTCATGGATTTAAAATGTATGATTTTCtaaatgaattttttaaaaatagcttgtGGCTATTGAAAATCATGGCTGCTGTTTTGGTGTACAGGGAAAGATGATAATTCTGCAAATTAGCAAAATGTGGTAAATCACTTTCATTTCATAAGTGTATAATGAAAACCTAATAACATACAGCTGAAGAATGTGTTATTATACAACAAAAGCAAGATTATATTAAAATAGCTCAACTAAATAATGCAGTTACTCTCCTCTAGAGGGCAAAATGCCTCTATTTCAAGATCTCATGAATCTTTCATGCAACATCAATACTATCATATTTCAGCCAACGAGGACTACAGAGATGAATATCTAGGACAAAGAATTTCCAGCAAATTTGTTTACAGCTACCTGGGGAGCTGTGCTATGAGATGCAACTGATTTCCATCCAGTAGCTGGTTGTCTGAAAGGTCTAACAACTTCAGGGTCTGCAGGACATTATCAGGCCTGATGCATTGgaataaacaaacacaaaaccagaatATTTAAAGTTATTGGCCAATGAAAACACTATTTTCCCAAGTATATAATTGCATGCACACAATTGTGCACATTTATAAATGTTCTGAAATACATCACATGAAATTTGCATCAATTATTGTTGTGGTGATGTAAATGTTACAGGAATGTAAGTTTATGTGCTATGTAACTTCGTGGTACACCAGTGGCTAACAACTGACTGACTCATGTTACTCACCTTTCCAAAACTGTAATATTATTAGAAGAAAGGTACAACTCTTCAAGTACTGGCCATCCTTGAGCACAAAGAAGAACCTAAGAGCAAAActttatttaatataaaaaaagatggaaatatttcagaaattataCTTCATGCAAATTTGCTCTGTGTTCAGAAAAAGCTATGGCTTTCCAAACCAGAGGAACAATTATTAAAGATTTCCTAGTCTTCCCTTTCTTCCAGATGGCTCTCCTGTGCCTGGACCTACCAGCACAGATGACATCAAAGGGGTTCTGCAATCACAGGACTGTTAAGTCTCAGGCTTGTGGCCACACTCACAGCTGAGACTGGAAACTGAGTGACCTGGaaactgaattaatttattCACTGAGTTGGAGTGACCCGGTATTCCCTATGATGAGGTGAGGAATAGACTGTACAAACTCTACATGTGCAGAAGTTCCAGAACCTATGTGTATAGCTAATACACATAACACATCTGACAGagtatttttaatatgtaaatTTTTCAGAGCATGAAGCCTTTTTTGTCTTGGGACTGTGCCAGCCTATAACCCAATAAAAGCCAAGAATTGCATGAATACAACACATCTTGAAGTTTGCAAGTtctctaaagaaaataaattaattcagaaaGGGCTACAAAATGAACAAAGATACTTTTGTTTTAGATCTTATGCCCTAAAATTGCATAAAAGATGCTATTTTACTTTACACAGTTTTATTTGACTTTACACAACATGAATCCATCCAGCTGCAGGTCTATGTAACTGACTCATAATAGACACCATGCCAAGGGTAAATACTGAGATCTCCTCAAAAGGCAGCCTATGATTTGGAGCTCAACTGCTTTACACccaaaaagatgaaaaatcaaCCTGCTGCCATATCTGTAATACACAAACACAAACTCAGATATACCAACTTTTCCTGTTCCAGAGCAAGAGCAGCAAACACTGATATTTAATCTCTTTAATCTGATAGTGTTTCCCCATGTCAACAAGATGGATCAAAATAGTTATCCACTGGTGATGAAGCATGACAAGAAATCTGCAGAGTCAAGTGTAATGAGGTACATGTTCAGTAACAGGGACTGCCCCACAGCAGCcgagggagggatggatggatggaataAAAAAACTGCACAAACCTGAAATAGCTGAAAATTTTTCAATATGACTAGAAAATCGCCAAATGATAGGTTACAGCACAATCCTAAAAAACTCAAATTGCTAAATTTCCAGCTACTTCTTAAAAAAGCTTCCTCAGAAACAAAAGTTGACACATCTGACACTGAATTAGCCCTCAGGAAAGACTGGGGCCTCATTGTGAATAGCTGATGGGGAGGTAACAAATACCCAGAAGAAAGCCACTGATGCTCAAAACCAGAAGAATGGAAATGCAAGAGCTAttgcaaaagaaataaagacGAGAACAAGAAACAATTGTCACCATGTAAGTTCATGATGTTCCTTATCTTTAGCCTGTTTATCCCAGGAAGCAAATAATATAACTGGGAAAGGCACAAAGAAGCTAAACAAGGATTAAAACCATGAAACAGAGAATAGCTGTTCTCAGTTACATTCATATAAAACATTGGGACTTACTAAATGAAATTACCAGGCAGCAATATCAGAACCCAAAAAAGGTTGAATTTATGTTAAATGATATGCACAGCAAAATTTGCAAATGGGTTCTTAATACAGTTAGAtaaataatgaaacaaaaaatccacaaatATTAATTAGAGGTGTATAGTCTTGAGCTCACAAAGCCACACAACTCCAGATTACTTTCTAAGAAGCTCTTACCATGTGCTTACCCTTTGCCTAGAATTTTTCCCAACTACCTGCTGCTACTTGCTAGGATCAGAAGCATGATCCTGCACTTCTGTTCTAAcccagatttttcttttaccCTGTATAATAAATAGTAGATTATATTATAAATACAAAATCTTagtttgaaaacagaatcacaAATATAACATTATGATTTAAATGCTGAATAAGAAAGAAAGGGTTTGGAGCCATAAATATTAATTCATTACACTCAAATGCATTAATTCAATTTCTAAGTAAATGGCTGCTAACTTTAAGTTATTTTACAAGACATTTTTCCCCCTTGAAAGTtatatgttttgttttgaacaATCAACAATTCTACAGTAATAAGCTCTTTTACTGATATACTATTATTCTCAGAAGTATTTAGATATATGCAAATCATATActaatgaaataattatttcctaAAACTGATGCTCAAGGCATGTGAATGGGGAGCTATGTATTACTACATAAATCAAGCATGTCCCTCTCCtgtgaaaaatacttcaaaacagaggaacaaactaaaaaaaaaatccaagtatAACTATCCCAATGCCATATATTCTTACATGTAACAGCAAGTAATTTTGAAATGCTGTTCACCAttaaatgcttttaattttaattaaaacactcCTAAAACTTTTGCTTATATCCCCATTgataatttaaatgtatttctcATTTGCTTGGATTATCTTCATTactgttttctgtttgaaagTTGACTTTTCAAGTAACTCCCCTCAGAGCTTAAGCAGTGACATTTTCAAGTGGTTTGGTCACAGAGTACTGATGTCAGGCACAtgcctttatttttctccttttgtttggCTGCCCTGGAACACCACTTTCAAGCCCAGGCTTATGTCTCCCAACTTACAGGGAATGAATTGGAACAAATTTATAAAACAGATTTTGGAACCAAAGATGTTTTTATGGCCAATGAGGAATCATCAGCTAAAGCAGAGTTTCAAAACAATAAATTCAAAAGCTGCATCGTTTAAAATTGCTCTGACTAGGCTGGGGCTTTCTCACTGCAATTTAGTTAGCCCTGGAGAACTCTGATCTCCAGCCATGGCTCCAACCAGCCTTTCAGTCACCCCATGGAGGGATGAAGGACAGCCGCTAGCAGGTGCCAACATTTTAAACACCACAATGCAGAGATTTCCTCTGATGAGCACTAGGTGACATTTAAAGTGTTTGTAGCCACTTAATTCTTCCATTCCCTTTACCATTCATATTGCTGCTACTCCAGAAGGATTATCAACTGTCCTGCCATAAATCCCACAGGCAGTTTTAAGAGCACAGTGAATGGACACCAAACAAAAGCACAGCAGTGACCTCCCTCTAGTCCTGCTGCAAGACAAGAGAATGAAGAAGCTTCTTTCGACTCAAGCCCCAGTTTTGTTAAGTGCTCTTTTACTGCATAGCAGCTGGCAGCTGAAATCTGAAAAGTCATGTAATTTTACAATGCAGTACTATAAAATCTGACCCTGAGAAATCCAAATAACAGTTTGGAATTTAGAAGCTATTATAAGTAACATGACACTGAGATGCACATCCTAAGCCCCATCTCTGCAAAAAGGCCCACTGCTAACTATAGCTGACAGCAGGATGTCATTCCTAATAAGACATCATACCAGGAGAGAGTCATTTAAGTGTGCACATGTTTCAGTGCCTCAAACAAGTCAGAGCTTTgattttcctctcctctgtgcTGCCAATAACCAGGCATCATATGGTTCAAGAACCATCAGTATGGGCAAAGATACCAATCCAGTCTCCTGCTGATGCAAAGTGATGCCAAAACAAGAATTTCTCATCACAAGGAAATAtcttctttccatttgcatttgTTCTATTGCATGCAGAGAAGTACACGTAAATCTTCAACAGCTACCAGGAACCAAGAagttttcacttaaaaaaactTCGGGATGTGAAGATATATTATACTCCAACTGCTTTCTTTTGATTTGGCAATTTACAGATGTAGATGAAGTAAGATGTTTCTTATTAGAGTCCTATGCCAATATTACTTCCTTCATTATGTAGGAAGTACATTAGTCAATATGTAACTAACACAGTTACCCCACAGCACCTTTTCTAAGGATGATTTGATTTCAGTAGAACAATACAGTGCCCAAATGTTTATTGTGCTTTCCTTGCCTCAGAAGCCTAatgatattaattttttttttaaaaaatcaggaaaGGCTATTACCTCTGTCCATGTTATTTCAGTTTGATTAAGTGCCAGAATCTTCAAATTTGAAAATGCACTGGATGTAAAAGTTGATGTAGATGGAAATctcattttgttttcactgcattaaaaaaaataattatttgcatGAATAAATGAATAATCACTTTTATTTAAGTCATTAGTTTGGAGCTACACATTAAAGAAATTTACACCctccaaaaattaaaatcactgcCAAGAtgtcacatattttaaaataaaataaaatatatttctagtTATATTCAAACATACTCTTTCCTAATTTACTTTGCTGCTCCAGAAATGCGTATTTATTCAAGAATGCATATTTATTCCTCTGTGgcctttttctctttcactaAGTTTTGaacatgaaaaaattattttcattaatattaaatgaaacaaagccAGAGCTTGGGCTTAAACTCCTTAGTTTTGACTGAAAATGAGGAGCCTAAATGACTATCCAGACCCCAGCAAAACAAAAGTATGTTAAATCCACTCTCAATAAGTAAGTATCActacaaagaagaaaagagaaagattcTCAAATCTGCAGTCTTCAAATCAGTTTTCATTATTCACCCCGAAAGagaagtttttatttctttcctaagGCCTAATCTACCTGCATATTCTCATAAAAATCTCTCAGTGTAATTTAAAGTTACATACTTATGGGTAAAATTTCCACATAGAGAGCTGGTGGATGGTTAATCacttttattcttcttccaacattccatgcacaaaaaaaaaatcagtaacagATTaaccttctttcttttttaaagcaaacagaaggtcaaaacaataaaaaactgATTTGGACTATATCAGTTTGTAGTTGTAAGCATCAAATTCCAGCATCAAtctcattttgttttccatttttttcacaaataaCTTCTGAAAACCCTTCAGTCTAGAGTACACTTCTCAAcaatgaaaaactgaaaaaaattattccaggtgaattaaaagaaatttctCAGTATTCTCATGCACGCTGCTAACAATAAATCATGATATGCTCTAGGCAAAGTTAGATTTACAAATAGCACCCATGTTGCAAACAGCTGTTCATTGCTAAATATTGAAGAAAATGGAACACCTacaactattttaaaaatacaattttgtcACATTAATGATAAGTATAAATAAAAAACCTGGTGATTTAGGCTTCTACCTAATTCACTGTGTTACTTCACACCAGAAAATTATTGAGGCATGTGCCAATTACAGTGTACAGGTGTatattaaaaatgttctttattttgaaattattttattaattttcttgtttcaaTAGAATTGGAGCTTTATTTAACAACAtcctccttccttttccaaCGTCATCATTGCACAAGAGATTTTCCCCTAGATCTGTCACCATAGTCTTAAGAGTTTCTTATCAGCATCATTTTAGGATATAAATAGATTAAGGTTTGGGATAATTAAGGTTTATTCAAAGCATTAGGGATAATTAAGTTTAGTGTCAAGACATGGTTGGCTAAACAAAAGTGGGCTCCTAAATGCAGACCTGACTGAACAGCCAGAATGCATCAAGAGTGATAAAAAACAAAGATCAAGTCTTAAAACTTTGAAGAAAATGTTCTGCAGAACTTAGTTTTACACAGAAGCTGAACTCCTAGGGTTCTAGTCTTTTCTTGAACACAGATGTCAGAAAAATATAGCCCACAACCTAAGCAGTTGCTTAAgaataagattaaaaaaaacaagaaaaaccacCTTAGCTCCCATTAGAATGAGTCTTGTTGTATCCAGTTACATTTAGAAAGCTGAATCCTGAGACTCTTGGTTTTTGTTCCTACCCCAAAGGAAGAGAAACCCAAATATGAATATTTATACCTGACATTAAGTGTTTCCAGATTTTGAATGTGAGAAGCAATAGCTATTACTGTCTCCCAAGATGGTATCAGATTTTTTGATAGGTTTATATGCCTCATATCTGAAATTTCTtgttaagaaaaataaacttatATCAAAACTGAACTTCCTTTTTTCAGAATTAGAATTAGGGTTTCGTTTTGGATCAAAGAGAAATAGATTTCACTAAGGGATGGTACTGCTCAGTTAcagcaaattttattttgatttgtgATATGGAAATGGCTTATCATTTTATAAAAGAGCTTTACCATACAAATCTTCAAATGGATTAGTTTCTGTACTGACAGGAGTTCTTTTAAGTCCTCAAAAATTAACAAATAATAACTGCTTTGTAGTCTTGTAACACTGCCACTGGATGCAGTGTACCAAACACATTATTTGTTATATATTGGAAACCTCTGGTGCCTACAGAACATATCAGTTCTACTTCAATAGGGTTGTCTATTCTAGggaatttataaaaaaatttgctggagctttctgaaactgCACT is a window encoding:
- the TBCE gene encoding tubulin-specific chaperone E isoform X2, whose product is MAAAVPPDALGRRVACGTDYGSVRYVGSVSRTAGIWLGVEWDDPQRGKHDGSYEGTQYFKCRHPKGGSFIRPSKANFGVDFLTAVKDRYGLSDKQDVQCGTGNTVIIGTKTVEFVGMDSVAEQQRQLNKLVDISVRECAVSHAGQEEEISRTCANMRHINLSKNLIPSWETVIAIASHIQNLETLNVSENKMRFPSTSTFTSSAFSNLKILALNQTEITWTEVLLCAQGWPVLEELYLSSNNITVLERPDNVLQTLKLLDLSDNQLLDGNQLHLIAQLPRLEQLILRNTGISSIHFPDAGFGCKTKMFPSLKRLAINDNKISQWSSINELDKLPSLRALQCNNNPFMDTEKNPETLIQLIIAKISQLEVLNNCEILPAERRGAELDYRKIFGKDWLEAGGHWNPEKNKPSEEFLAAHPRYPTLCLKYGAPEEGELKGQQPSTLKNQLLTLTIKCPEKPEQKPVEKKLPESMTIQKVKGLLYRLFKIPGSDLKLSYKSSKLEGKEVELDNDLKPLQFYSIESGDCVLVRW
- the TBCE gene encoding tubulin-specific chaperone E isoform X3, which translates into the protein MAAAVPPDALGRRVACGTDYGSVRYVGSVSRTAGIWLGVEWDDPQRGKHDGSYEGTQYFKCRHPKGGSFIRPSKANFGVDFLTAVKDRYGLSDKQDVQCGTGNTVIIGTKTVEFVGMDSVAEQQRQLNKLVDISVRECAVSHAGQEEEISRTCANMRHINLSKNLIPSWETVIAIASHIQNLETLNVSENKMRFPSTSTFTSSAFSNLKILALNQTEITWTEVLLCAQGWPVLEELYLSSNNITVLERPDNVLQTLKLLDLSDNQLLDGNQLHLIAQLPRLEQLILRNTGISSIHFPDAGFGCKTKMFPSLKRLAINDNKISQWSSINELDKLPSLRALQCNNNPFMDTEKNPETLIQLIIAKISQLEVLNNCEILPAERRGAELDYRKIFGKDWLEAGGHWNPEKNKPSEEFLAAHPRYPTLCLKYGAPEEGELKGQQPSTLKNQLLTLTIKCPEKPEQKPVEKKLPESMTIQKVKGLLYRLFKIPGSDLKLSYKSSKVS